The segment TGAAGCCTGGGGGCAGCTGTAAAAATCACAGAGGTAGCTCTGCAAGTGGGATAAGTTATCGGAGTCCTCCGGTGAGGATGTTGTCCCCTGGAGTTGTTATAAAACCCTGCCCCATCagattcttttatttattttttttttaaattgatgaTAGTCTACATGTCTTCTCTTCAGTGCAAAAACAGAGAGAAGTTCCTAACTGCCAGCTGCCCGACGCTCATTTTTGTTAGCACTTGGAAAGAGATGATTGATTCATTGGTACAGTCTCCGTACATTTTTACAAATCTGTCTTTTAAACTTGGGGGTGGGCGGGTGAGCTTTTCAGCTACTTGTGAGAATTAAAATTACTGTTACAGTCCATTGCTTTGGTCGTGCACGCTGCCATGCCTTACCCAATGCCGATACCTgggccagcctgcagcacagccaacTCGCTGCCGCAGCTCTTGGTGATTACTGTTGTCTGCTTGCTTGCCTGCAGTTACTCCCAAAGATCAGCAAATACTTTAAATCCTCGActgtagaagaaaaagcaacactGAGTCCCTTGAAAGAGAGTTCTTTGTATACGATGACCATGGCCTGATAAAGCTGACGCACACTGCTTCAACAGATCTGGAGCAAGTGATCTGTTTTTTTTGCCATCTATATTTGTAGTCGTTTGTATCATTTGTgtagatgatttaaaaaaaaaaaaaacccaaacaataaaCCAAAACTTGGTGTGAATTGCAAGTTGGCTGCATAAATCTTTTCCATATAAACTTACTGAATATTCATTGTTACTAAGTCGCTTAAAGTGATTACTTGTCTACCAGGTCTGAAACTTGTTCCGGGAGGATCGAATGTTGCAGCTGCACTGAACCTGATTGATTTCAGTTTGGTTCTGCATGGGTGCTTGAGTCCACCTGCATggaagaaatacatatataactccagttctaaaaaaataagattCCATTTTGCAGCGTGTATGTCGAATTAAAGAGCCTGCTCGGACCCATGTTCTCCTAGGTAGAGGTGGGGCAGGATAATGAAGGTAGTGTTACTGTCAGTACTCGTACGCGCACTGATTGAGAGAGGCGGAACTGCTGTGTAACAGCAGGGAAGGTGCAGAATCCAATTAAAGCTTTTAACGTTTGGGTTTGCTGATTGGTTTTGCCATTTCAAATGTTATACTTGCAGTCCGTGTTTGCTTATCTTTGTTTGTTACTTGgtaaattttaaattgtaaGAACTGGAGATGGCTTTGTAGGTTTTTTACAAAATTTCATACCTGTCTTCAGCCAAGTAAGATAGAAAGAAGGGATTAATTTGAACTTCATggtattttaatgattttttcactgctgtggaTTGGGTTTGCTCCCTGTAGTCTCTGTCATTTATTGCATTAGCGCTGCAGTACAATGTTGGTGGGGGATACTGTTTTATGAACTATGGTGTCTCAGTATTGCTGCAGTTGTTCATCATTTAATACAGCCTAATTGATGCTACTACAAACCATTCCAAAATAataacacccccccccccatttctgCTTTACCTGGGTGAAGGTCACTTCATCTTTAGTGAGCATGTAAAGCCAAAGAAATACTTGATCCGTAGCTTGTAAGAGGGATATAAGCAGAAGTCCTTTTCTATGTGAAGAACTCAAGGTTTAGgactgaagaataaaagaacGGAAAGAGTTTCATGCTGCGAGGTGGTTCAGAGGTATACCCTTTTTCATTATATACTATGTTTCAAAAGTTACCAGTCAGTTATTTTAAGCTCATCAGGTTTAaactttccctttgttttgCCAGctagataaaaattatttttacagaacaTGGCTTTAAATGCTTCCTCTGGAGCACTGTAGGTAAAACATtacttccccctcccccctccctgatGAAATATGGACTTCTCTAAAATATTTAGTGGTTGTTTTAATTCTGCTATTGACCAGTTGCTTCTATGTGAAAAGTCCCAGAAACGGTTTAGTACTGCCACCAGAGCCACTGGCAGCTGGTTTAATGATTCCCCTGACTTGTCCCATGTGGTTTGATGGCTGCATCTCGCCTGGGCCCGCGGGGCGTGGGTGGCAGTGGTGTCTCGGGCTGGGGTTtctccccgctccccgcgctgccactcagccctgcacagctctgtggCTTGGAGGAGTGGGCAGGGAGGTGTGGAGCCCTCCTGCTATGGATGTTACCCTTCGCTTTGGGGCTGGAAGGGGCTTACAAGCTTTTCTGAAGAGGCAGCCTGGCTGTTAATATCCCTCTACAGAATCTGGGAGGAGTACAGAAGTCTTTTTGATAAGTGATACAAAGATTGCTTTACACATTTTGCTCCTTTCCCCTACTTACTGtattctcctcttccccctctttTAAATAGTGCTACCAGAGAAGATGCACACCACCAGGTGCATTTGTGCTTTATCGGCTCTGTGAGTGTACAGGCGCGTGCTCCAGTGCCGGATCCGTGCCACTGGTGTCAGTGTCAGCCGCTGTGGAGGGATGGGCCGGTGCCGGAGCCAGGtgcagccctcctgcagctcaAACTGTCACCGGCCCTGGAGGCGGCTGTAGGTATCCTGCGGGCGGTGGGAAAGGCTACGGCGACGTGAGAGCTGCCGGCTACAGAAAGCGAGGGATGGGAGAGAGTCACCCGCTGTTTGTCACTCATCATCACCCCCTGCCTGCTCTAACCTCCCGCGGGAGAAGGGGGAACCTCGGGGAGAGTGCCTTGGCACAGCGGGGCCGCCGGGCATTGCCCCACGCCCCGCAAGCGGCCCCCGCACCGCACTCGCTGCTTGTGACACCGTGACACCGTCCCGGTCCctgcccgccgcgccgctgGGTCTCTGGCTACGGCGCTGGGCAGCGGCGGGGCtggagccggggctggggccggggccggggccggccccTCAGCTCGCTCGGCCCCGGCAGCAGgcgcgccccggccccccggccccggccgctccccgacgggcggctgcgggggctgTGCGGTGCGGCGGTACGCGGAGCGAGGGCAGGTGCCTGTGCGCCGCAGCGCCAGCAGGTCCCGTCCGGGGcgtttggtgtttttttttaatgttttcggAGAAGTTACCCGAGGGCCTTCCGGGAAACCTGCGCTCCGGCCTCTTGCGGGCTTCCCCGGCTGTCACCGGCCGCGGCTGTCACCTGCCCcggaggcaggggcagggctgaCCCCCgaccaccctcccccccccccccccccccccccccttccaaGGGAACTTGTGCCGCACGCCGGCGCGCCGGGGCCGGGTACCGTAACCGCCCGGCCGCTACCGAGCGGGGAGGGCCGCACGCTGCCTCAtgggcgccgccgccgcggggcgcaCCGGGCCCGGCCGGGCACTGCGGCGGGCGCGGGACGGCGGCGAGAGCGACGGCGGCGGCCGCCAatggggggcgcggggcggcgcgcCGCCATTTCGGGATGCGCCGGGGCTCGCCCTGctgcggcgcggggcgggggcgccaTGCGCGCggggccccgcccccgcccgctgcTCCCGCCCCCGCGGCCGCGCTGCGGGGAGGAGCGGAGCGCGGCACCGCCTCGCCCCGGCGGCCGCCGTGAGCTGGGCTGCGGCGGCGCCCGCGGCCGCTCGGCGATGGCGGCGCGGAGGAAGCGCGGCTGGCCGCGCGGCTGCTAAGTagggcagcggcggggcgggggcggcggcggcggcggggccgtcGCGGCGGCTGCGCCAtgcgggccgggcgcggggggccggCCGGGAGACGGCGCCGGGGGCGGCGCGCCCTGCTGCCCGCCGCGGGCCCCGGGGCGCCGGGGCGCTGAGCAACAGTtggccccgccgccgcccagCATGAAAGTGTGCCGGCGGAAGGCGCTGGCGCTGTGCTTGGGCTacgcgctgctgctgctcctggccgCCCTCAACCTGCTGGAGTACAAGTGGCGGCGGGAGCCGCGGCACTGCGGGgagcccccggccgccccccgccaccggcccccgccgccgcccccgccgccgccggccggcaGCCGCGCTCCGGCGGGCGCCCGGCGGCAGCTGGTCTATGTCTTCACCACCTGGCGCTCGGGGTCGTCCTTCTTCGGGGAGCTCTTCAACCAGAACCCCGAGGTCTTCTTCCTCTACGAGCCGGTGTGGCACGTCTGGCAGAAGCTGTACCCCGGGGACGCCGTCTCGCTGCAAGGGGCGGCCCGCGACATGCTGAGCTCCCTGTACCGCTGCGACCTCTCCGTCTTCCAGCTCTACAGCACGGCGGGGGCCGGCAAGAACCTCACCACGCTGGGCATCTTCGGGGCAGCCACCAACAAGGTCATCTGCTCCTCGCCCCTGTGCCCGGCCTACCGCAAGGAGGTGGTGGGCATGGTGGACGACCGGGTGTGCAAGAAGTGTCCCCCGCAGCGCCTCAGCCGCTTCCAGGAGGAATGCCACAAGTACCGCACGCTGGTCATCAAGGGTGTCCGCGTCTTCGACCTGGCGGTCCTCGCCCCTCTCATGCGGGACCCGACCCTGGACCTTAAGGTCATCCACCTGGTGCGGGACCCCCGGGCTGTTGCCAGCTCCCGCATCAAGTCCCGGCACGGCCTCATCCGGGAGAGCCTGCAGGTGGTGAGGAGCCGGGACCCCCGCATCCACCGCATGCCCTTCCTTGATGCCGGCCACAAGCTGAGcgggaagaaggagggggggggcggctcGGACTACCATGCCCTGGGTGCCATGGAGGtcatctgcagcagcatggccaAGACCCTGCAGACTGCTCTGCACCCCCCTGACTGGCTTCAGGGCAACTACATGGCTGTGCGCTATGAGGACCTGGTGGTCGAGCCCATCAAGACCCTGCGGCAGGTGTATGGCTTCGTCAACCTGGCGGTCAGCCCGGAGATGGAGAAGTTTGCCCTCAACATGACCAGTGGCCCCGGCTACTCTTCCAAGCCCTTCGTGGTGTCGGCCAGGAACGCCACCCA is part of the Falco naumanni isolate bFalNau1 chromosome 13, bFalNau1.pat, whole genome shotgun sequence genome and harbors:
- the CHST2 gene encoding carbohydrate sulfotransferase 2 is translated as MKVCRRKALALCLGYALLLLLAALNLLEYKWRREPRHCGEPPAAPRHRPPPPPPPPPAGSRAPAGARRQLVYVFTTWRSGSSFFGELFNQNPEVFFLYEPVWHVWQKLYPGDAVSLQGAARDMLSSLYRCDLSVFQLYSTAGAGKNLTTLGIFGAATNKVICSSPLCPAYRKEVVGMVDDRVCKKCPPQRLSRFQEECHKYRTLVIKGVRVFDLAVLAPLMRDPTLDLKVIHLVRDPRAVASSRIKSRHGLIRESLQVVRSRDPRIHRMPFLDAGHKLSGKKEGGGGSDYHALGAMEVICSSMAKTLQTALHPPDWLQGNYMAVRYEDLVVEPIKTLRQVYGFVNLAVSPEMEKFALNMTSGPGYSSKPFVVSARNATQALSAWRTALSFQQIKQVEEYCHQPMALLGYERVGSPEEVKDLSRTLLRKPRL